One Triticum dicoccoides isolate Atlit2015 ecotype Zavitan chromosome 3B, WEW_v2.0, whole genome shotgun sequence genomic window, AACGTTTTGGAGACTGGACTTCTTATAGTAGCAAGCACGCTAGTTCCTGGTAGATCGCCGGGGCGACGCACGAACATAGAGCGGGCCATCCATTTTTAGCGTGAGCATCGGGCGGTACCCCACCGTGAAGTTGCGCTCCCACATCTCAAACCTGAAAAAGTAGAGAAGAACAACTGCAAATATCTTCATCTGCCTGTAGGCGAACTCCTTTCCCAAGCAGATCCGAGGCCCCGCCTGTTAGATTCAACAAGAGGACAAACATACACATCACATGAACATACTTGGGAATTTTCGATCACATACACACATACTTGTTTCTCCTTTGTAATGATTTAGTTACCTGGAAAGCGGTGAACTTGTAGGGGCTCTCCGGGACAAACACGCCGTCGTCGTCGTGCCACCTCTCCGGCCTGAACTCCTCGGCGTCGTCGCCCCACAGGAACTTCATCCGGCCCATCGCGTAGGGCTGGTAGTTCACCATGTCCCCTCTCCTCACGGCGTGCCCGTCCGGCAATGTGTCATTCGAGAAGCAGCACTTGACATCCTGCAAGCAATGCAACAACCCCAAAATATAGTTAATGGTGTACTCAGGGGCGGAGCCCATTGGGCTGACCCTGATGCACAGGAATACGGGCCCATCTAATTTTTTAGTGCTACCTACCACCTAAAAAGGCCCTGTGCATCAGGTTGGCCCAACATCAGTGCATCAGGGTGTCCAGACTTCACGCACGCACGCCTCCGCAATGGGCCAATACAGGCCACGCACACACGCACCTGCTGTTTGTTCCCCAGCCCAAGTCACGTACGCACGCTGTAATCAATCGATCGATCAGTTTCCCGTGTAGACGTACGTGCGCGTACCAAGCGGCCGTGAAATCAATCGATCCATACGACCTATATACGCCTCGCGTACACAGGCGGCAGCGAACCGGCGACGTCGGACGCCGCAGGCCGCAGCACCACAGCCACACTTGAGTTCCGCGCGACACCTACCGCACGTCGCAATTTCGTCTTCGGCTGGCCCTCCTGCTCTCTGCAATTCGGCGACCTGTCCGAGAGATCTTCCGTTCTGTCTATAGATTGGATAGGAAGGAACCCCAATTCTGGTAGTGTCCTTGCCCTACCTTTTCTAAATCTTTCTACGAATTGCAAGTTGCAAAAGTTACGTGTATAAACTTGCAGCTGATAGATTAAATCCCTATGTATTGGCAAAACTTGGAGCATTTTTTAGGCTTATAAACTTGCGGCTGATAGATTAAATCCACTCTCATTTTTTATCTCTCATATGTAATTTGTATTTGTTATATGCAGATAATATTGAGAAGTTTCTTCTCAAAAGAAAAGCGCCATCACAAGATGTTTTGGAAAACATAATTTGGGGAGAGAGGATTCAATATGATCCGGGGAAGAGAAAATTGAAAGAATGAATGAAAAAGGCCAGCAATGCTCAAGTTGTTGAATATTTCGTCGCTCGGAGGTGTAGGATGTACTAAAGGTAATTTACAGGTTTTTAGTCATTTAAGTACTTTCATCCTAGCATTTTATTATGTTCGACTAGAAAGTTCAATTCTATTTTTATCTTGTAGGTTACTCAACCTTGTTGTCCAATGATGTATTCTGGAATTTGGAAATGCAAGACATCCATTTTCAGGTAATTTTGTCTCTCATTTTATCATTATAGTGAGCATTTTGATTGCTACATATTTTTTTACACATCGCCTTCTATTATGTCCTATAATATGTGCTAGAAGTTGTTAAACAAACCTTTATTCAATagaaagttgtttgaaaattttacgCCTTATTAAAGCGGTGCATCGGGTAACATTTGCTCCAGCTCCGCCCCTGGGTGTACTCCTTAATCATTTCCCCGGTCGTGACACAAAATGGCAACGCAAATGCTCACGACGGGCACCGCCGGGTACAGACGGAGGGTCTCCGTGAGCGCGGCGTGGAGGTAGTGCATGCTGCCGATGGCGTCTTCAGTCAGGCGCGCCACGAACTCTTGCACGCCGCCCACGTcctggtggtcgccggtggtggcctcccgcacctccCGCGCGATCTTGTCCTGGATGCGCTGGTCTCTGCACAGCACGTAGAGGAACCACGACAGCGTCCCCGCCGTGGTGTCGCGGCCGGCGATCACGAAGTTGAGTATGATGTCCCGTAGGTACTTATTGTCGAAGCAGCCGGGATCTTTCTCCCTCTCCAGCAAGAATCTCGACAGTATGTCCTCTTTCTTGGCCTGCCAAATCAACAAATGTCACATATCGGGATGCAACCAATCTCATGCTGGAAGAGGAACTAAAGCTCACGTACGAATTCCTGTTGATTTCTACCCATCTGCTCGATCTTCTTGTCGATGACGGCGTACACGAAGTCATTGATGGTGCGCACCGACCGCTTCATGGCCGCCTCTGACAAGACGCCGAGGAGCCTCTTGGCCTTCCACAGCGGGTCCAGGAACCGGTACAGCACCTGCTCGCTGGCGTCGTCGAACGCCCTGGCGAACGCCGCGCCCTTCTTGTTGGATCCGGAGAGCGCGCCGAGGTTGACCCCGAACCCAACCGTGAAAATCGAGTCCAGCGTCGACCGCATGAACAGATTCTCCATGTCCAGCCTCTccccggccgcggcggcggcggccacgatGCCCGCGAGCTCGGCGGCCACGTCGCGGAACACGCCGCTGCTGTACTCGCGGAGCGCCCGGGTGGTGAACTCAAAGCTGGCGACCTTCCGCTGGTGCCGCCACTTGGCGTCGTCGACGTTGAAGATCCCGTCGCCGAGGAGGTCCTCCAGCACGCCGTGGGTCATCGGCCCCTTGCCGTAGTTGGCGAAGTTGGTCCGGAGGATGTGCTCCACGTTGGCCGGGTCGACGGTGTAGACCCAGTTGCAGGTCAGGGTGAGCATGCGGAAGGTGCGGTACCTGCGGGAGAGCTCCGTCATGTACTCCGGCAGCCGGCCCCAGTGAAGCAGCTGCTGGAGCATGGTGCCGGCCACGGGCGGGTAGCTCCGGCGCCGCCTCTTGCCGCCGAGCAGGTACAGGGCTAGGAGGAGCAGCAGCGACGACAGCGCGGCCACCAGAAGCGGCGAATCCATGGCCGTGAGACCGCGCTGGGTCACGTAAGGTGCTGAGTGCGCCGTGCGTGTGTGTGGACTGAGGAAGCCATATCGTTCTCGTTATTTAACGAGCACTTGCCACCTGGTGTGTCCGTTTTCCCCTTCTCAACACACGTGTCCAAGACGATCATTAGCACATCGGCGAGACGAAACATCCAAAATGACGCCGACGAATGAACATCAAAGTTTGGTGAGACGAAACAAACAACATAAAACCTCTGAAAAATCCAAAATGTTTACTGTTTGTGGATTGTAACCCTGCATCAAGACGATCATTAGTTGATGTCGATAAGGAAACTCCGCAAGCCAAAACTCGTTTTCTTCAGGGCTACAAGCCAAATTTAACACTCATCTCTCGTCAGGGCTTGGAAGCGTTTCTAGAGACGAAAATTCCTGATACTTTGAGTTGACGTGTGCAAACTCTAGTCATGGGAATCGTGTGTGTAACTTTAAGTGCCGCGGAGACGAGGATGACGCGCTCCAACGAGAAAAAGAGGGAAGAAGAGACGAGAAGGCGCGAGGAGCAGTGATGCAAGCGGAATCGCCATCCCTACACTATGAGCAAACAACTCCGACTTCGCCGCAGGCAATCGTCGACTCAACCCATACCATAGCGGACGGGTGAAGCTGCAAGAAGATCTGCGCCAAAAACTCAGCAACCTACGGCCAGACAGGACAACTGTGACTCCGACAGAAAACTCTGAAAGACAAAACCAGGCACGGCTTGCGCCATGAAAGATCGCTAAACGGCCACCTACAACCAGCCATCGCATACCACAGGACCCCGCCGACCTAAGGGCAGCACAGACGACGGCCACCATGCTGCCGCCGAGGAGGCGGCCGGCGGAGGGACAACAGAAACCCTAGTCGCCCGATACGTCGCCTCGCGGCAGAAAATGCTTCGCTAATCACGGTTGTTGGGCTTATGCTTAGTCTCAATCATTCTAAATGACGCACACAACTCAACTTGCCCGTTTTGGAGCAGCGATTTACTGCAGCCCAGACGAGCATTCCAGGACTTCCTTTTTGCGCGTTGTTACGTGTCCAGGCAGGCATGCATGCACACAATTTCGTTATCATATTTTTAAGCAGATTCTGGTAATGTCATTCAGATGATTATTAATttttaagcacatgctcactaattTATTTTGAATCTTGGAGTTGCTGCCATGTGGGGAGATATGCCGAGGGATTTGCTGTTGGCGTGTCCCAACGCTATCAAACGAACGGTAGAGTCAAAAAAAAATTGCCGACGGCTACGAAAAACCTTCAGCGTTTTCACGTATGCTGACGACCATCTGGCTAGATGCCAAGGAAATCAAAGACGACGGTGATATGCCgagggcagccgtcggcatagaagCCATTTTGCCACATTTTTCCTCCTGAGAATTAGTCCACTACTATCTTCGGTGCTTCACTCATGTCATTCAGAAGCACAACCAGCTTTATGGATTTAGAGAGTACAATCAGTTGTTCATATGCAAGTCTGATAGTTAGTGTTGTTATTGAGTCATTGGCTGTGGAATTAATTTTTGCATATACATTGTGTTTCAACATGTTCTGAATCATCgcttaatttttgtgaacattttactAGATTACATAACCCATAGAGTTTATATTAGTATCTTTTTATTTGTTGCTGATTCTTTATATAACAAAATGATTGTCGGAAATGGTTCCGCAGCAACGTGCAGGGCATCTTCTAGTTCTTATAGTAGCCGGCATGCTAGTTCCcgatttttttaacacagtacatatgcaagcgctcatatacacgcgcatacactcaccatgCTAGTTCCCGGTTGATGGCCGGGGCGACGCACGAACATAGAGCGGGCCGACCATTTTGAGCGTGAGCATCGGACGATACCCCACCGCGGGTCGCGCTCCCACATCTCAAACTTGAAGAGGTAGAGAAGAACTGCCGCAAATATCTTTATCTGCCGGTAAGCGAACTCCTTTCCTAAGCAGATCCGAGGCCCCGCCTGTTAGGTTCAACAAGGGGACAAAAAATACACAAACACACGTCACATGAATGGATATGGAATTCTGGACCAGGTCGTATATTTTTTTTTTGTGATGATTTGGTAGACACTTGCTCACCTGGAAAGCCGTGAATTTGTAGGGGCTCTCGGGGACGAACACACCGTCGTCGTCGAGCCACCTCTCCGGCCTGAACTCCTCGGCGGCGTCACCCCACAGTAACTTCATGCGGCCCATCGCGTACGGCTGGTAGTTCACCGTGTCCCCTCTCCTCACGACGTGCCCGTCCGGCAACGTGTCATCCGAGAAGCAGCACTTGACGTCCTGCGATGCAACAACCCATAATCTCCTTTGCGTACTGTACGGTGCGCAAAATGGCAACGCAAATGCTCCATGCGGATGAGGTCGGTCAACTCACGCTGGGCACCGCCGGGTACAGCCGGAGGGTCTCCGTGAGCGCGGCGTGGAGGTAGTGCATGCTGCCGATGGCGTCTTCGGTTAGGCACGCCGTGAACTCTTGCACGCCGCCCACGTcctggtggtcgccggtggtggcctcccgcacctccCTCGCGACCTTGTCCTGGATGCGCTGGTCTCTGCACAGGTCGTAGAGGAACCAGGAGAGCGTCCCCGCCGTGGTGTCGCGGCCGGCTATCATGAAGTTGAGTATGATGTCCCGTAGGTACTTGTTGTCGAAGCAGCCCGGGTCTTTCTCCCTCTCCAGCAGGAACCTCGACAGTATGTCCTGTTTCTTGGCCTGCCAAATCAACAAATGTCACGATCACGACTAATTTGCTGCAAAATCAAGAAAGCTCACGTACGAATTCTTGTCCATCTCTGCCCATCTGCTCGATCTTCTTGTCGATGACGGCGTAGACGAAGTCATTGATGGTGCGCACCCACCGCTTCATGGCCGCCTCCGACAAGACGTTGAGGAGCCTCTTGGCCTTCCACAGCGGGTCGAAGAAGCGGTACAGCACCTGCTCGCTGGCGTCGTCGAACGCCCTGGCGAACGCCGCGCCCTCctggttggagttggagttggacccGGAGAGCGCGCCGAGATTGACCCCGAACCCAATCTTGAAAATGGAGTCCAGCGTGGAGCGCGTGAACAGATCCTCCATGCTCAACCTCTCCCCGGCAGCCGAGGCGGCGGCCACGATGCCCGCGAGCTGGGTAGCCATGTCGCGGAACACGCCGCTGCTGTAGTCGCGGAGCATTCGGGTGCTGAACTCGAAGCTGGCGACCTTCCGCTGGTGCCGCCACTTGGTGCCGTCGACGCCGAAAATCCCATCGCCGAGGAGGTCCTCCATCACCTCATGGGTCATGGCCCCCTTGACGTAGTTGGCGAAGTTGGTCCGGAGGATGTACTCGACGTTGGCCGGGTCGACGGTGTAGACGTAGTTGCAGGTTGGGGTGAGCATGCGGAAGGTGCGGTACCTGCGGGAGAGCTCCGTCAGgtactccggcaggcggccccagTTGAGCAGCTGGTGGAGCACGGTGCCGGCCACGGGCGGGTAGCTCCGGCGCCTCTTGCCGAGCGCCAGGTACAGggctaggaggaggaggagcgacGACAGCGCGGCCAGCAGCAGCGGTGAATCCATTGCCGTGAAACAGCTAGCGCTGGCCGCTGGGTCACGGATGGTGCTGCTGTAGTGCGCCGTGCGGATTGAGGAATCTTAATTACATTCTTGTCGAGCACTTGGCACCTGGTGTAGTAGTCCGTGGCACAAATCACAGATTTGACCTGAGGCACAAATCAATTCACAAACTGacctgctttcaaaaaaaattcactctgctgaccctttcgtgtgacgcccgacagctgggcgccgCACACTACTATACAGCGCCTCAGCCTTAGGCGTTACACCtgctgccagcgtggcagccctggtccagttgcggccccacacgcacctgtgcagcgcctaagtcttaggcgccacacttgtaatgtgcagcgcctagctcgtgggcgctgcacagtctgtgttccacttgggctggccccaccctctctcccctcccacccccaccccacacacccccaccccacccaaaccctaaggcttgcggcccgcctctcttcccctctcccccctctcaaatccttctcaaatcttgcaaatccggagtatttgaccgtggatttcgaagccaacccctcccttaaggtaatcttgctcaaatcttgctagtttgggggaaaccctagttttgacttggatttgcaaatttgtgttgaatgatgttatgtttctttgctaaCTTGGGTTGGTTAAGcttccatagtatgctagggttagggttatgtgtgtttgatgttggtgttagggttatgctatggttaTGGTTGTTTtatatgttagggcatatgtgtgcaaatatttttcttaagtatttacttgatatatgtgtgtttttgattattgtagggatggggagaacatgtgtttatgttcatcatgtggatagagaggcctttttgaaaggcaatgttgagacggacccgaatgagcttgacatggtgtttgagagtagtcctagaTATGCGGAGCTTTtggaacaagtgaggaaagatttgaattggatggacccaagtgacgttgttgagttcgagggaaggcataatgttggtttgggaatgcacatccgttggaagacaatgcgtgtgaactccgagcaacgttgggttgcatacaaggagacggttgccgaatctctagacaaggctcttgagttatttgtctccaagaaggttgagtctactttgaatttagacttaaaccggaacccctccccgttggttgctagcactcccccacccatgaaccaagatcaaatgagtgaacctcaattcacgcaacaagattggccaacattgagcccgactccaaacaaccaaaatgaaggttttgaagaggagaatgatgagtacgaggaggatgacaacgaagttgacctacatgacaacaatgtgggtgatctcgaccaatatcatgtgcaagagacaatggaccaatccatccctttttcccgtgcatatgcatcggactcggatgacgatggtcccgatgaagaagttgatgaggaggggttcacgccgaaggaggccgaagcattcaagaaggtattcgggcgggatcacaagacaccattgttcaaggatcttagtctcgcggatgaagccgttgtggatggtggcaaatgcatatctcttggagctaggccaagttctcaccgtgatttggaagacggcaagaacgggatatatcccggttgtgagtttcaatccttcttggaattgaagatgtggctcgaaaactactcggttacacattatcgtccacataaagtggccaactcggatgttaatgtgcgttacacggtcaaatgtgaagtgccaacatgtccatggattgtgcgtgcaaggccatggaaaggaggtcccacttgacgcatagtgagttgtctaccaactcacatgtgccggcacaagaatgcggatggcaagcttgtgcaccaacaacacagacaactcatgtccgagttcattgcttacaggctgtccaatcaaatatccacacttccaataatgagcatcaagagtgtcattgaccttgtgaaagccatctttcattacaaggtgaagtacggcaaggcatggaaggcgaagcaagccgcattcaagatgttgtatggcaattgggaggaagcatacaaccgactccctaggttgttgttagctatggccgtcacaaacccaggcatggttcacgtagttgagcctcatgggcaccaaactttgattcataacgggaggaccgtccgagtatttggccgtgcattttgggcctttgagcaatgcgtgagggcttttgagcattgtcggcccgtcatcgccattgatggcacgttcttgaccggacaatacaagggcactttattggttgcaatagcaagtgatgccaataaccgggtgttgcctttggctttcgctttggttgaggtggagaacaatgataactgggagtggttcttgcgtcaactaagaacaagggtattaccggctgaaagggaaatttgtgtcatatcggatcgccatgctggaattctaaatgcggtggtgattgacattcccggacatagaaagttgcatcatcgatggtgcatgaggcacttttgtgcaaacttctatagggcatgtggtatcaaggagttggccgatgatcttcaggattgttgtctcgctttcaccAACAAGCGGTTTTCCACATTGTTCAATGCATTGCTCAGACACAAGAAACTTGACCCCGACGGTCAGGAGTTTCTCAATAAGAACATTGCTGAAAGGAATATGTGGGCACGTGCTttcgatgaagatggccggagatacggtcaaatgacaagcaatatggcagaatgcttcaataaggtgctcaagggtgtacgtgcattacccgtgacggcaatagttcaatacacatttggCAAGATGAATGAATACTTTTTGAAGCACTCAATGGAGACTGATAAGCAAATTGCTGGTGAGAACAAGGATAAGCACAAGTACAATTtcccaccaaaggttgaagaatggtTGGAATTTCAATCACGAAAGGCAGACTCCGAAGAAGCTGTTCTATATGACGACAACGAGTGGAAGTATGAGGTGAAAGAGCCCGGAGGAACCACAAATGATGGCCGCCAACACGGAGGCCGGGATTTCAAGGTCTCCCTAACACGGTGTGATTGCAGCTGCATGAGGCCGTctttgcttcatctcccatgctcgcaCTTGTTAAACGCATCCCGGGTTAGGAATGTGGACGTCAATCACCCTCTAACCGTGAGGGAGTCCAagttctcaatcatgacggtaaagaagacaTGGACTCCACGGTTCCAGCCATACTTggaccaatcacaatggccggagtatcatggagttcaactatggccggacCCGGAATTGAAGGTCGTTAGCCGGGGAAGACGTAAGACTAagcgtcttagaggtgacatggacggatggggccgtggtggcggtggagaatacagcaccggccaattccaagagcctcgtgaggaATCCCGTTGTGGGGGCTGCACTAATGGGGGACACAACACAAGAACTTGTCCCAAACCAAGAAAGAGATCAAATAAAAATGGTTCAAGCACAAGCCAAGCAAATGATAGCCAACCAAGTGAACCAAGGGATAGCCAACCAAGTCAAACAAGTGGTGGAGTGCCAAACCACTCAAATCAAACAAGTCAACGAGGAACTAGGCAACAAAGAGGGAGTCAACTTGGTCTTAGAAGAggtcgtggtggtggtagaggccgtggtgaaggtcttggccgtggtgaaggtcttggccgtggtgatggttctggccgtggtggtggtagaggtcgtggtgatggtcttggacgCGGTGctggtagaggccgtggtggtggtggtggtagaggccgtggtggtggtggtagaggccgtagtggaggaatgttctcttggctcaatggaCCATTGCCGTATGTGTCTTACTATGATCTTGTTCTTTTGGCTCAATGCTTGTGTTGTCATTTTGTATTGTGTGACTAACTATTATATTGCCATTTTCGTAGGTATGGAAACAATGAAGGGGGTGGAGGACACGGAGGGGGAAGGTGAGACCCCTTGGTGGTGcgaggagggagaagaaaaagaagaagaagagagcaagaagaagaaactaCATGGAGACcctatgtgtgtatgactatgtgtgtatgactatgttAGGGGACTAATATTTCCGTGTATAACTATGTGAGACCCTATGTGATTTGGACAAGTATATGTGCTATGTGTGTATGAGTATGTGATTTGGACCCTCATCATCCATATAAGCATAGGAGGAactcacatcgtccccctcatggtgagatgcggggtctgatggtgtaccagacctagaggcagatggtgattcatattcaggatcacggcaaccgagtaagttcgataaccgccttaacttcttggcctgacgctgtaacatgaacaagtgtgtaacatatcaaacttcgcaacatagactggctctcatagtgaatgcgatatgtaccttgaggaatgctcgtagtgaaccatcatcattgccagttccaaccggtgtcttctccagaatagactggctctcatcagctgctttcttgatctcggtGCGCTAAGGATGAAAAAGAATGAATGtgttagccattcaaacatgtgtaatacggtcaacgggaaagtaaagaacggaacactttaccacatagttaatcaccggaacaGCAGGCACTCCTTGCCCTTTCctgacatctctgttgtacttcccctttgcTAGATCCTCATAGTTTACTggttcttcaagaatatcctcattatatgccggcggcaatatctcaactcgagtatttCCAATAAACCATCGTACGTAGTTATCAAAAGCTTGTTGGTTGTGCTCACGAAGCGGGGCGCGTGCAGTGCTACGAGCTTGCTCCACAGAAAGCTGGAAGCGGGTAACATACGAAGCATGATGCTTGGCCCAGTCCTTTATCTTCCGCTGCCTTCTCCTGTCCAACCTGCGTGGTATAAAACCAAGCATTAGCACAATAAAAGGAGTCCCGATGATTAGACAATACGCACacatgctctcttacctatgaagtgctttatccgtgtccacccaatccggcgggtgaggctggaaaagaccaaactgacgatacacacgatgcggcaaatgaaactcaaccgcccagttgcatatcaaTGGGCACCGCATAAGCCAGAGATCCTTATCCCGCAAGCACATCAGATTGAGGCGGAACTCCGCGGTGTACCCCAAGCTCTCACccgcgccatatggctgccattccacctatgaaacagggcaacaatgcaaatttgataactatttttcaagtaagcatgagaaaggactaaagtaatgacctccttacctgctcaggcgtaatcgtgtccaactcggcaatgtacttttggtacatgagattgacatcgttcgtcatctcggaaacgatatcccacttgtaagcccacgtggggcgccgtaattcgtcatgttcatctgcataccaaggatcaaaccttacgctcttcgggcgtccaacaggcagacgctcccagctccatacagaaagtagaagcagattaccaccaatgcctgcactaggtgtgatcctgcaacacgcatcatccagctacatatgaaagaaaaacaatgttaacttgacagcaagcttgcattgctaattaataaatgagttgatcacaaaacagaccaactacctgtcggtacaagtaggcaagagtcgctgaaccccagctccatttgctatcgaagacggtcaacgccttcagccacatccatggagcgttcttgccagtggagtcaggaaacaaagtcctcgacacaatgtaccacatatacacacgagcatgtgtctggatcacatcatcagttgcatccggagggcacgtcgcaaagttattttgaatccatgtgaaagcagctccggctgccttcctttccctcttcttcttctcttctccctcctctacatcatcctcagcctcggtaggagccataccgataagagcaatcatctgctcgcgccacccatcagaatcggtgctcatacatagaggccttccgtcgatagcaagaccggtgatcaacg contains:
- the LOC119274856 gene encoding cytochrome P450 704C1-like isoform X1, which encodes MDSPLLVAALSSLLLLLALYLLGGKRRRRSYPPVAGTMLQQLLHWGRLPEYMTELSRRYRTFRMLTLTCNWVYTVDPANVEHILRTNFANYGKGPMTHGVLEDLLGDGIFNVDDAKWRHQRKVASFEFTTRALREYSSGVFRDVAAELAGIVAAAAAAGERLDMENLFMRSTLDSIFTVGFGVNLGALSGSNKKGAAFARAFDDASEQVLYRFLDPLWKAKRLLGVLSEAAMKRSVRTINDFVYAVIDKKIEQMGRNQQEFAKKEDILSRFLLEREKDPGCFDNKYLRDIILNFVIAGRDTTAGTLSWFLYVLCRDQRIQDKIAREVREATTGDHQDVGGVQEFVARLTEDAIGSMHYLHAALTETLRLYPAVPVDVKCCFSNDTLPDGHAVRRGDMVNYQPYAMGRMKFLWGDDAEEFRPERWHDDDGVFVPESPYKFTAFQAGPRICLGKEFAYRQMKIFAVVLLYFFRFEMWERNFTVGYRPMLTLKMDGPLYVRASPRRSTRN
- the LOC119274856 gene encoding cytochrome P450 704C1-like isoform X2, which gives rise to MDSPLLVAALSSLLLLLALYLLGGKRRRRSYPPVAGTMLQQLLHWGRLPEYMTELSRRYRTFRMLTLTCNWVYTVDPANVEHILRTNFANYGKGPMTHGVLEDLLGDGIFNVDDAKWRHQRKVASFEFTTRALREYSSGVFRDVAAELAGIVAAAAAAGERLDMENLFMRSTLDSIFTVGFGVNLGALSGSNKKGAAFARAFDDASEQVLYRFLDPLWKAKRLLGVLSEAAMKRSVRTINDFVYAVIDKKIEQMGRNQQEFAKKEDILSRFLLEREKDPGCFDNKYLRDIILNFVIAGRDTTAGTLSWFLYVLCRDQRIQDKIAREVREATTGDHQDVGGVQEFVARLTEDAIGSMHYLHAALTETLRLYPAVPVDVKCCFSDDTLPDGHAVRRGDMVNYHPYTMGRMNFLWGDDAEEFRLERWHDDDGVFVPESPYKFTAFQAGPRICLGKKFAYRQMKIFAAVLLYFFRFEMWEHNSTVGYRPMLTLKMEGPLYVRASPRRSTRN